CTTTTTGATCCGCTGAAAGCGACTGAACCAACGACGCATAGTCGAAGAAGTTTTTTGTCAAAGTATACGCACCCAGAATCACCGCATAGATAAAAGAGCCCAGCACAAATAATTTCATCATGCCCCTCTTGTCGATTTTAAAGAATTCATCCAGTAATTTTGTATGGGTTATTTTTGCATATACCAATGGCAATAATAAAAATACCGCGACTTTAAGCGCGGATTTGACAATATATGCCGGTTCAATGATTGTTTCAATGAGTGCCATAAAAACACAACATATTATAACAAGAACAATAATACCCGACGCTTTTTCTTTATTCATAGCCATCAGTATTATCTGCCTCCCAAATATAAATCTGCTGCTTTTATATTGCCTATGTCTCATTTTTACCATTATAGAATAGAAAAAAGTTTTGCGCAAGGCAGCAGGTGAATTCGCCGGGGTTGTGCGCTATCATTCCACTATCTAGAGCCGGAGCCCAGCAGGCGGTTTTGCTTGCATTTCCCGGGAAAAAGGCGTATGATAAGAGGCGAGAAAATGGGGAGCCCGCTGGCGCGGGCTGAGAGGAGGCCAGCCAGGTCTTGACCCTTTACCTGATGTGGATCATGCCAACGTAGGGAAATCATGAGGCGCACAGCCGCGGACGACCGTTCTTGGTATGTCCGCGGTTTTTTTGACAGAGAGGATGGAGTGATATGAAGATCGACCCCAAGCGGCTGCGGCTGTATGCCGTGACGGACCGGGCCTGGACTCATGACGCGGAGGGCCTGCTCCGTCAGGTGGCGGCAGCCGTCGACGGCGGGGCGGGCATCGTCCAGCTGCGGGAAAAGCACATGGGACAGGCGGATTTCCTGGCGGAGGCGGAGCGGTTCGTGGCCCTGTGCCGGGAAAAGGGCGCTGTCAGCATCATCAACGACAATGTGGAGATCGCCGCCCAGACCGGGGCGGACGGCGTTCATGTGGGCCAGGAGGATCTGGAGGCGGGCCGGACTAGGGAGCTGCTGGGGCCGGACAAGCTGATCGGCGTTTCCGCCCACTCCGTGGAAGAGGCCCTGGCCGCCCAGGCGGCGGGGGCGGACTACCTGGGCGTGGGCGCGGCTTTCGTCACCGGCACCAAGACGGACGCCAAGCCCATCTCCCGGGAGACCATCCGGGCCATCACGGCGGCGGTGGACATCCCGGTGGTGGCCATCGGCGGCATCAGCCATGACAATATTCTGGAGTTGAAGAACTGCGGCCTGGACGGCGTGGCGGTGGTCTCCGCCCTGTTCGCCCAAGCCGACGTGAAGGCGGCGGCGGAGGAGCTGCTGCGGCTCTCGGAGGAGATCGCCCGATGAACATCCGGGGCGCCATCTTTGACCTGGACGGGACCCTGACGGACTCCATGTACATCTGGCAGAAGGCCCCGGTGGATCTGATGCGCCGGTACGGCGGTGACCCGCCGGAGGATCTGGCCCGGGACCTGAAGGAGATGGGCCGCCGGGAGGCGGCGGAGTACCTGCGAAGCCGCTTCTCCCTCTCCACCACGCCGGAGGAGCTGATGGACACCCTCAACGATCTGGTGACGGAGGAGTACCGGTCCCGGGTGCCCTTGAAGCCCGGGGCGGACCGGCTGCTGGCCCGGCTGGCGGATTCCGGCATCTCCTGCTGCATCGCCACCGCCAGCGAGGCGTTCCAGGCCCGCTCCGCCATGGAACGGCTGGGACTGTGGCCGCACTTCCGCTTCGCCGTCAGCTGTGTCCAGTACGGCGGCAAGACCCGGCCGGACATCTATCTGGAGGCCGCCCGCCGTCTGGGGACCGCTCCGGCGGAGACGGTGGTGTTTGAGGATGCCCTTCACGCTGCCAGGACCGCCCACGAGGCAGGCTTCCGGGTCTGCGGCGTCTGGGACGCCTCTGCCGAAGAGGATCAGGCCGCGCTGAAAGCCCTGGCGGATTGGTACGTGCGGGACCTGGGCGACTGGGTCCCGTAAGGGACGGGGAACCGCGGCCAGCGGGCCGCTTCCAGCGGCGGATCGGGGGCACCACCTTCCGCCGCTTGATAAAACTTCAATGCAAAGAAGCATCAGGAAAGGAAGCATCGATATGAAGACAGCATTGACGATCGCTGGGACCGATCCCAGCGGAGGCGCCGGTATCCAGGCAGATATCAAGACCATGACCGCCAACGGCGTGTTCGCCACCTGTGCGGTGACGGCTCTGGTGGCCCAGAACACTACCGGCGTCAAGAGCATCGTGGAGTGTACGCCGGACTTTCTGGCGGAGGAGCTGGACTGCGTGTTCACAGATATCTTCCCCGACGCGGTGAAGACCGGCATGGTCTCCAGCATTCCGCTGATCCGGGTGATCGCGGCCAAGCTGAAGGAGTATGGGGCCAAAAATCTGGTGGTGGACCCGGTGATGGTGGCCACCTCCGGGGACCGGCTCATCACGGAGGACGCGGTCTCCGCCCTGAAGGAGCTCCTGCTGCCCCTGGCCACGGTACTGACCCCCAACATCCCTGAGGCGGAGATCCTCTCCGGCATGACGATCCGCAGCGCCGCAGACATGGAGGCGGCGGCCCGGGCCATCAGCGAGCAGTACGGCTGCGCCGTGCTGTGCAAGGGCGGCCACCAGATCAACGACGCCGATGACCTGCTGTGGCGCTGCGGCAGCGGCAAGTGGTTCCACGGAAAGCGGATCAACAACCCCAACACCCACGGCACCGGCTGCACCCTGTCTAGCGCCATCGCCTCCAATCTGGCGAAGGGCTTTGACCTGGACACGGCGGTGGAGCGGGCCAAGGCTTACATCTCCGGCGCTCTGGGGGCCATGCTGGACTTGGGACGCGGTTCCGGCCCCATGAATCACATGTTCGACCTGAAGAGCATCTACTGTACGGAAAAGGCAGATTGACCAGTTTGCAGACAACAGGGGGACAGCGGTTTTATCCGCTGTCCTCCTGTTGTTTTTGCGCAGAAAAACGGCGGTTCCGATGGCGGGATCTATTTGGAATCACCAGACTGAACAAAATGATTTCAGGTATTTTTAAGGTTTAAAACGAGCTAAATATACTGCAAAAATAATAAAAACAAAATTTTTTAAAGTATTTTTTCAGGTTGATTTTAGCTTTCCATGATACCTTTGGACCAGAACCCTTCCCGGAGGGGGAGGTACGGAAAGGATTGGCACGGTATGAGCGAAAAAGGACTGGAGCGGGAGACGGAAGGAATCTCCGTGGGGGAGCGGGAGCCCGTCGTAGCAGATTCCTCTCCCAAAGGGGGCCGTCTCCGCAGCAGCTGGAAAAAGCTGTGGAAGGGGCGGAAACGAAAGGCGCTGGCGCTGCTTCTGGTGGTGGCCATTGCAGGCGGCGTGGTGATCTGGAGGGGCCGCGGACAGACGGCCTCCGCTGCGACGACGTATCAGGAGGCGGCGGTGGAGCGCCGCTCTATCACTAATTCCCTCTCCTCCAGCGGCACGCTGGAGCCAGCGGACTCCTACACCGTCAATACGCTGGTCTCCGGCGAGATCCTCAGCGATACCTTTGAAAAGGGCGACCAGGTGGAGGAGGGCCAGCTGCTCTATACTATTGATTCCTCCAACGCGGCCAGCAGCCAGACCCAGGCGCAGAACAGCTACTCCCAGGCCCAGACCTCCTATGAGCAGGCGGTGAAGGCCAAGTATCCCCAGGCGGACCTGAGCGGCACCGTCAGCGAGGTGTATGTGAACGAGGGGGACAGCGTCAGCGCAGGCACACAGCTTCTGAAGATCGTGGCGGATGAGAACATCTACATCGACTTCTACTTCACCTACGCGGACAGCGGCGACTTCTACATCGGCCAGACCGCCACGGTCTTTATCGACGGCTTTGCCGGGACCCTCACCGGAACGGTTGCCGCGGTGTCCAGTTCCTCCGCGGCGGTCTCCACCGGCGTACCCCTGACTACCGTCCGGGTACGGCTCGCCAACCCGGGCCTTGTGACATCCGACTACACCGCCAGCGCCGTCATCGGCAGCTACTCCAGCTACGGCCAGGCGTCCATCAAGGTGGGGGCCAGCAGCGTCATCACGGCAGAGGCGTCCGGCAAAGTTGCAGGTTTCAACTGGCTGGTGGGCGATACCATCTCCAGCGGCGACCGGATCTGCACCATCACCGGTGACAGCGTGGACAACCAGATTGAAAGCGCCCGCATCAGTGTCAGCAACGCCTCCACCAGCCTGGAAAATGCCCGGGACAATCTGGAGGACTACTCCGTCACTGCGCCCATCTCCGGCACCGTGGTCACCAAGAACGCCAAGGCGGGGGACAACATTGAGGGCGGCTCCGGCAGCACCCTCTGCGTCATCTATGACCTGAGTTATCTGGAGATGACCATGTCCATCGACGAGTTGGACATCAGCTCTGTGGAGGTGGGCCAGGAGGTCCGGATCACCGCCGATGCCGTGGAGGGGAAGACCTACACCGGCGTGGTGACGGAGGTGTCCGTGGCGGGCACCACCTCCGGCGGCATCACCACGTACCCCGTCACCGTCCGCATCGACGAGACCGACGGCCTGCTGCCTGGGATGAATGTGGACGCGGAGATCGTGATCTCCTCGGCGGATGACGTGCTGGCCATCCCAAGCGCCGCCGTGAGCCGCGGGGACATGGTGCTGGTCACCGCGAATTCTCCCAGTGCTGTGAATGCCCTGGACCAGGAGGCCCCGGAGGGCTACGTCTACGTGCCGGTGGAAACCGGCGTCAGCGACAACAGCTACATTGAGGTCCTCTCCGGCCTCCAGGAGGGGGACACAGTGGCCTATCTCCAGGCGGCTGGCTCCGCCAGCTCCGGCGATATGACGTTCGTCATGCCGAGCGGGGCCATGTCCTCCATACCGATGGGCGACATGCCCAGCGGGATGCCCTCCGGCGGCGGAATGCCCAGCGGCGGGCCGGGAGGCTTCTGATGGGCACTTTGATCGAATTTCGGGAGGTCTGCAAGTATTACCAGATGGGCGACACCACTGTGAAGGCGGCGGACCACATCTCCTTCCAGATCCGGAAGGGGGAGTTCGTGGCCATCGTGGGCCAGTCCGGCTCCGGCAAGTCCACCTGTATGAACATCATCGGCTGCCTGGACGTGCCCACCTCCGGCACGTACCTGCTGGACGGCAGGGATGTGGGTCAGATGGATAAGGACCAGCTGGCCGCCATCCGGAACAAGATGCTGGGCTTCATCTTCCAGCAGTACAACCTGCTGCCCAAGCTGACGCTCCAGGAGAACGTGGAGGTGCCGCTGATGTACGCCGGCATCCCCAAGCCGGAGCGGCACGAGCGATCCCGGATCGCGCTGGAGATGGTGGGTCTTGGCGACAAGCTGCGCAATAAGCCCAGCCAGCTCTCCGGCGGCCAGCAGCAGCGGGCGTCCATTGCCCGGGCTCTGGCAGGGGACCCGGCGGTGATCCTGGCCGACGAGCCCACCGGCGCCCTGGACTCCCACACCGGGCGGGAGGTGCTGACCATGCTGCAGCAGCTCCATGCCGCGGGCAACACGGTGGTGCTCATCACCCACGACAACTCCATCGCTGTCCAGGCCCAGCGGATCATCCGGCTGGAGGACGGCCACGTGATCTACGACGGCGATGCCGGTGCGCCTGAGGCGGTAGTGACGCCCAACCTTGCCGGAAGGGGGATGGCGGGATGAGCTTGATCGAGACCTTCCAGATGGCGGTGCAGAATATTCTCAGCAGCAAGATGCGGACCTTCCTCACTATGCTGGGCATCATCATCGGCGTGTGCGCGGTCATCGTCATCGTGGGCCTGGGCAACGGGATGCAGGGCTATATTGAGGACAGCTTTGCCGACATGGGCACCGACTCTCTGACAGTGA
This DNA window, taken from Dysosmobacter welbionis, encodes the following:
- the thiD gene encoding bifunctional hydroxymethylpyrimidine kinase/phosphomethylpyrimidine kinase — its product is MKTALTIAGTDPSGGAGIQADIKTMTANGVFATCAVTALVAQNTTGVKSIVECTPDFLAEELDCVFTDIFPDAVKTGMVSSIPLIRVIAAKLKEYGAKNLVVDPVMVATSGDRLITEDAVSALKELLLPLATVLTPNIPEAEILSGMTIRSAADMEAAARAISEQYGCAVLCKGGHQINDADDLLWRCGSGKWFHGKRINNPNTHGTGCTLSSAIASNLAKGFDLDTAVERAKAYISGALGAMLDLGRGSGPMNHMFDLKSIYCTEKAD
- the thiE gene encoding thiamine phosphate synthase codes for the protein MKIDPKRLRLYAVTDRAWTHDAEGLLRQVAAAVDGGAGIVQLREKHMGQADFLAEAERFVALCREKGAVSIINDNVEIAAQTGADGVHVGQEDLEAGRTRELLGPDKLIGVSAHSVEEALAAQAAGADYLGVGAAFVTGTKTDAKPISRETIRAITAAVDIPVVAIGGISHDNILELKNCGLDGVAVVSALFAQADVKAAAEELLRLSEEIAR
- a CDS encoding HAD family hydrolase gives rise to the protein MNIRGAIFDLDGTLTDSMYIWQKAPVDLMRRYGGDPPEDLARDLKEMGRREAAEYLRSRFSLSTTPEELMDTLNDLVTEEYRSRVPLKPGADRLLARLADSGISCCIATASEAFQARSAMERLGLWPHFRFAVSCVQYGGKTRPDIYLEAARRLGTAPAETVVFEDALHAARTAHEAGFRVCGVWDASAEEDQAALKALADWYVRDLGDWVP
- a CDS encoding ABC transporter ATP-binding protein — its product is MGTLIEFREVCKYYQMGDTTVKAADHISFQIRKGEFVAIVGQSGSGKSTCMNIIGCLDVPTSGTYLLDGRDVGQMDKDQLAAIRNKMLGFIFQQYNLLPKLTLQENVEVPLMYAGIPKPERHERSRIALEMVGLGDKLRNKPSQLSGGQQQRASIARALAGDPAVILADEPTGALDSHTGREVLTMLQQLHAAGNTVVLITHDNSIAVQAQRIIRLEDGHVIYDGDAGAPEAVVTPNLAGRGMAG
- a CDS encoding HlyD family efflux transporter periplasmic adaptor subunit; amino-acid sequence: MSEKGLERETEGISVGEREPVVADSSPKGGRLRSSWKKLWKGRKRKALALLLVVAIAGGVVIWRGRGQTASAATTYQEAAVERRSITNSLSSSGTLEPADSYTVNTLVSGEILSDTFEKGDQVEEGQLLYTIDSSNAASSQTQAQNSYSQAQTSYEQAVKAKYPQADLSGTVSEVYVNEGDSVSAGTQLLKIVADENIYIDFYFTYADSGDFYIGQTATVFIDGFAGTLTGTVAAVSSSSAAVSTGVPLTTVRVRLANPGLVTSDYTASAVIGSYSSYGQASIKVGASSVITAEASGKVAGFNWLVGDTISSGDRICTITGDSVDNQIESARISVSNASTSLENARDNLEDYSVTAPISGTVVTKNAKAGDNIEGGSGSTLCVIYDLSYLEMTMSIDELDISSVEVGQEVRITADAVEGKTYTGVVTEVSVAGTTSGGITTYPVTVRIDETDGLLPGMNVDAEIVISSADDVLAIPSAAVSRGDMVLVTANSPSAVNALDQEAPEGYVYVPVETGVSDNSYIEVLSGLQEGDTVAYLQAAGSASSGDMTFVMPSGAMSSIPMGDMPSGMPSGGGMPSGGPGGF